The sequence TCAAAGTACAAAAGAGTACCGATCATTATATGAAAATACTTGAGAAGCATAACTAATTATGAAATAATGAAGtaaaagattcaaagcaagTCAAAAGCATGCTGTTTAAAAAGAAGAGTTAAAACAGGATAAACAAAGGCAAAAACTTTAAGAAGAAACATGCAGCCTTAACAAATCTTTCTTCCTAACTACAAAGCAAGGACGCATCTACCTGGAGAAACAAGAAATTGGTTCATACTGTATAGAAGCAAAATTTCAACCTTGAAGCAGCAAAAATTTCAACATGTTTCTGACTAGTTTAAATGTCGGTCTATGAACACCGTAATTGATTATGGAACACCTCACACAATATCAAGGAAATGTGTGACAAGCTAGGAAACTTCAGATAATATACTTTCAACCCAAATTAATTTACCCTGTATTTTTTCAGATTCACAAAAATGAGCTATGGATGACAAACTACGGAAAATCTGCAAATAAATGGCCGTAAATCCATGTAGTTGTTGTAGCTCTTCAGACAAAACCAGATTTTatagaaacagaaagaaagtgCAAGGAGATATATAAATTGAGAGAGCAAGAGGAGCATACAGCTGATATTTAGGAAGTGACCCTGCAAATCGTAGCCCCTTGATTTTTTCCTCAAGCAAGGATCGCTCATGCAATGCAGCAattgctgctgcaacttgtgATATAAAAACTAGGCCAGTGGTAGCATTGTCATCTCTAGATGACTCTTTGTCTTTAACATCCACAGTGACTTCTGGATCAAATATCTGACCGCCCATATCACTCACACTAGCATCCAAAGTCCGACTACCTTCTCCTGAACCAATGGCTACGGTTTGTTTTGGGGTCAAAGGAAACAATAATGAACGTGATGCAGCATTCAACAGACAATGCTTTAGCATGTTAACTGAAAATAATTTTCCATTGGCTTCCCCATACAAAACAGAAAGTTGGGATGATAACCACATCATTACTTCAACCAGAACTGAGCACTTGAAACTGAAGGACTTCGGATTAAGATCCCAATTCCCCTGACTTGAATCAGTGCTTGAAACCAATTCACTGGAGTGAAAGGCATCCCGTGAGATAGCTTTCAGACAGAGTTTCAGTAGAAGAAAAATGTGATCCCTTATAGAAACATCAATCACAACCCCGTAAAAAGGAGAGTTTGAAATCACCCACTTCAGTATATCAGCTTCTCTAATCATCTGTAAACACATAGCCACTCGACAAACAGTGTACGAATACGAAGAAGGGATGTCACTCCACAGGTCTACTTCACTTCTCAAAGCCCATAACTCAGAGGGAAGAATCCTCAAATCTCCTCTACCCATGTCCCCAATTTTCTTATCCCCCTTACTGATAAAGTTCGCGCATTCAATAGATAAAACACAGGGGAGTATAAACGTCTTCTTGGACGCATCTTGCTCTGATGAAGAAACAACTCCAGGGCAGTCCCTGTAATAGAAATTCGATCCAACGTCTTCGTATTCatcaagagaaaagaagagatcaGAATCAGCATCCTGCAGAGGCCTCACAAATCTGTTCTCTCTCCACAATTCTTCCTCAGATTTCAGAGAATTGGGGTAACGCAGAGGCTCCAGAAGGCCGAGGTCGATTACACCAGGCGAAGAAGGACACTGTAGATAATGACGAAACAGGAACTCCGGGGGCATCCGATGGCGAgaatcaaaagggcaagtagaAAAATCATGGTCGGAAACAGTGGGCTTGCCAGAATAAAGAAGATCAGAAACTGATTTGAGGTTGGTCTGGGCAAGATCGATGAAGTTTTTGAGGATTGAAATGGTGGTTTGAAGATCGGAATTCGAAGAAAAGACAGAGATTGAGGTTTCGGGGAGAATAGCTTGAGGGGGTTGAGGAAGAACGTAGGCGAAATCTGGGTTTGGGTTAGaaatagggttagggttagggttttggggaagaaAGGTGAAGGAGTAAGGATTGAAATAAGGGTTTGGATGATTCATGGAGAGCTTCTGATCTTCAACCATGAAGCGGGAAACCGAGAGACGTTGTTGCTTGAAGGAGCTGAGAAGCAGTTGAGCTTGAATGCTTAACTTAACATTTTCAGTAAGATTTCGTACCATTTTCCCCACTTGTGAAAATTTACCAGTGTTTTAGCATTTGGGAAGATTCGTTTTGGACCATTCGTATTGTTGACCAAAACTTTGTTGACATTTtctgtgagaaagagagaaagagaggtccAACAAGAGATTTGCCTATACTTCAACATATTGGAAGAAGTTTTTATCTACTGCTATAACTGGAGCGTTACTATGctcatcgtgcggcgcagcagcaGCCATGTGTGCGCAGCGAGGTTATTGGAACAAGTGTTTTGATAGGCCTCTGTTGCATAAAGAAATCGCttagcggtccttcgagtgccgtcacctgcaaaaggaccaagggtgACAAAGGAAAATCGATGTGAttccgacctaggactctccgatgcctaagttagatctttctgagcaaacagatgaatagtagaattcaagatgatctTAGATGGGTAGAGTACCATCCCTTTTATAGTGGGgtgtggcagtgtggagagtctcaGTTGATAgtgagtagtcctcgtagttgaTAAAGTCCCTGGGTAGTAAGgttcatccttgattggttgtcttcccgtgagatgTAGTATCATAGTAGACCtggtagttgtcttcccgtgagacgtagtgtcataataaacttggtatccttgatggatagacctatctacgtGGTAAATGAGGTTCCCGGCGTATGAGTCTGTCCAGATTATATGACTGGTAGGCGGCGGCCTAGAGTCCTTTGTGATGGGACATGTCTTGTTGGTAGTGGTGGTCaccgtgttcgagggagaccgCGCCCAAAGGGGTTCGTCCCCGGGGTAGACTGTGCCCAGGGATGATCGTGCCCGGGGCCTGCGGTCCGTGCCTAGGGCCTGCGGTCCACGCCCGGGCCCGATCTGGGTCAAGTCTCTCCTTGGTTCGcctgtttggttttggttctgaGCTGGCCCTCCTGGTTAGGACACGTTGCAGCCCCTGGTTGgtcagggtgattttgggtttatcagccTCACTTACATCCAGTTTGGATGGGTGAGAtccatggttcgtgatctcagTATCGGCTAGATCGGATCGAATCGGGATTAGATCGACCAATACGGATTGGGATCGCCtaaactcgggcaaatatgacatttttgtctctgttttcttaaaaaaaaaaactatttttttttatatttttacccctgtctATACAACTGGATCACATCGGTCTCGACCGATGCCAATCCGATTCAACCAAAATCGACCGATCctatccgatacctcaaaccatggtgagATCATAACCCGATTGTTCACTAATGCTTCTTTCCTTGCaccaaaaaacatttttttcattttcaggcGGCATGCATGTCTgtaccatctttttttttttttcggtaatagGGTTTAAGGATTTTTGTATCTCCTAGTGGGCTGAActaggaaatgaaaattttatcatCAAACTTAATGATTTCCAATTTGGTCTCAAGCAGTAGAATAAAATTTTTGTAGGCAACATATCTCTCAAATATAGACTCTTTTCCCAGATTGCTAGCCTAGAGCCGTCTCCTAATACCATCAAACTTTTACTGGATTGCTTAAATACCCTACATTGAGTACTCGAGGCCAATGAgattttttggtttcaaaaatccagattttatTAAAGACTCGGAGGGTAATATTGGAATTGACATCTCATCGATTGATAAAGTCTTCTCTCGtcatttttcttccattttcatGACATCTAATCCCTTAGACCCTAGTTTCATTAAATTATTATTCCCACCATTTATCACTCACCCCTAGAGAATGATACCGTGACCATCTCAACTTCTTTGGATGAAgtcagagaggctgttttcagtaTTGGTCCCCTTAAGGTACTTAGCCATGATGGTTTCGCTGCTATTTTTCTATCATACGTGTTGGGATTTCCTCCAACATCATATATACAAtttgttattaatttatttGAAAGTGTTTTTATCCCCTTTGGAACCAACCATACCTTGCTTATTGTTATTCCTAAGAAACAGAAAGCtcagtttaccaaaaaaaaacaaaagaagagaatgcTCTTACCTGGATGACCATCGACCTATTAGTTTATGCACGATATCTTATAAGATTGTCTTGAAAATTTTGGCTAAACGCTTACAAGGACTATTACCTAAGAATCTATGATTGTTTCTCCTTTTCAATCTAAGCGAGAAATTTGACATATTAAATCCAAATTTAATGGCatcttaaaatttgacatatttttataattactttgatTATGTTTATGAGATATTTTAaatttatgctaaggttggtaagagaaaaagattttataaatttttttttgtatagtttaaaagaaaatgatattattgtaattaacatcaaatttaaaaaaactgGTTTTACCAAACGACATTTTTGTATGCATATATTGTATaaaacacacacaaaacaaaacaagattaaaaattcaagtagaatccaactgacagatggtaaccaaacagtttttcactCATGATGAATCCAACTGATAGACTCAGGATGATCAAAAAGAGTTTTACAGATGGATTCAGAAAGATTCCAAGGATTCCATTGATAGACTCAAGTAGCCAAACAGTTTTTTTGAACGAAAAGCCCTAAAAGTCTCTACAACTCGTCGCTCCATGAATACATCTCAGCAACTCATCGCAGCACATCCGGGAGAACCTCTCGATCGCTCGACACCATCTCAGACTATTGAAATAGCCAGAGAGATGATAATGATTCAACCTCGGTAGAGCCTCTTCATTGAATCCCTCAGAGTTCCTCAGAATTCTTCACTGAAGGAAATTTGACATTATCGGACTCTCGCACACCCAATCCCAAATCAGATGAAGAATTTAAAGAAGTTCTAGAGGAGACGTTAGTTTCGCGATCTTTTCCACTCAACCACCAAGATAATTGAGGGAAAGCCAAAGCCATTCTTCCTTGGAAGAAAATCGGATCGATGGGTAGGCAACagaacaaaccaaaaaaaaattggttaaaAGATATGAGGAAACTGAATGATAGTGGTCTTGATGTGAGAATCCAAGACCAAAGGGTGACTTTTGAGGGTTTCTGGGTGGGAGACGAGAAGAATTTCAGTGTGTCCGACACTTTGGGGTAAAGAATTGAGACtaacaaaagaagaaacttGTGGAGTTTCAGGAATGAATGATTTAATCAGCCAACAAAACAATGAGATATGATCGAGAAAAGAACAAAGATAACCGTTAAATCCCAAATCCAACATAAGTAGTCAAAAATCTAGTTAGGAAGAAGCGTGACGAGTTTCCTTTCTGCAGAATGGGAGAATGAAAGAAGaatatgaaaatttttctcATTAAACAGAACTAAAGTGAAAGGAACTCAACCCCCAACTAAATGGCTAGAACTAGCAGAAAGAATCACAGGAATTCCTTGATGCAAAACCAGCAAACAAAAACGAACTCAAACGACCtacatcctctacttctgcaCACTGGACCAACTACAGGATCTCATCAAAATTCCTCTAAACTGCAAAAAAGTAGGGGAAAAATTATCCAGTCTCTTTTTCCCCCCAATTACCTCAAAAACGTTCAAGCCCAAGAATCAGAAACCCTAGCAATtgcttttttcttcaaaaaacctTGGAATCAGACATGAGGATCCGAGCAGAGTAAGTCCCTTAAATCCAAGCTAAATCAAGACCAAGCAAACGCTCTTCTCCTCAAATCAGGTTAGGGTTTTAGTTGTGATGGGTTGCGATGAGATTTGATGGATTGTAATTAATTAACCTGCACTTTGGCTGTGGCGGTgacggtggcggtggtggtggtgggagctcATGCAAGTGAAACCCTAGGCTGATgaattgggtttgggttgatgagCAGAACCGGTCGGCGGGTGGGTTTGGTTGAGGTCTAAGGTGGTTCAAACAGGATATCATGaggttttccaaaaattttgaatttttttaatctcgACTGTTGGATGCATATCTGGCCGGGAGGCAAACTAGAAGCTCATGAAAATAGGATGGAAGTACAAGTTTTGGAAGcagaggatgtggatccttgCCTCTCTGCGTTTGATtgatatttataattttttttaaaaaaaacaaaaaacaaaaaaccaattCTAACTAACAACCAGCTGAGCCCACCCACCAAATAAGATTTGGTGATTCCAACTACGGTTGTCATCTACTGACGTGGCCCAACAGAGATTTCTTTTTGAGACACGTCACCGATTAATATTTATGCCATCTGGATTACTGACATGGCAGTCCCTTCGGATAATTCAATTTCCAGTTTATGTTTAAAGTTCAGAAGTCCCACATGTATTAGgaatttaaatgtttttttaaagggaaaCTAGTTTAGTGTTTTTCCTATTCCAATTTGGTTTCTACGTATATTATTTGTATAAATAAGCTTGTCCGAAGCCCTTTAGAAGCAACAAATTGAATTTCAGTGCTGAAGCATTTAAATTTCTGAATTAAAATCACTGTGTGGTTGGTTTCCAGTACAAGAAGCTATAAGGTGGACTCCTCATCAGTTTCTCGGGTAGATTCTCTATCCGACCTTTTACATTCAGTCAACAACAGTAAATACACTAAGAAGGTCGGTCGGTCGGTCAAACTTGAGATTAATTACTAGAATTCGATACTACTGTTCTATCATAGTTCTTGTTTACTATTCTCTGCAAACAAACTAATTTCTAGCTATATTCAATGATTCTTCTTCTATTGCCTTCAATTTTTGATGAGTTGTTCCTTGTGTGAACAGGTTGAAGTTCCTGATTTTCTACAGAATTCGATCGTGGCTACGTGGTCAATCTTGAGTTAATTAGCATGACTTCTTCCCCTCTTGAATCTTCTAGTAATAAGATTGTTCCCCAGTACTCAACAATCTATGATACAAACAGAAGAAGGTTATTGTTAGAAGACTCGACTACTGATTGCATGGTCGCACTTCTAATGGATACAATTGAGTTGATCTTGCACAAGTTAGATGTGATGAGCTTCCATTGTTTTGGTGCAGTTTGTAACTCATGGAGATCAATTGCCATTGTTGCCAAGGAAAGGCAACCTTCCTATCTATATCCTGAGCTCCATTTCTAATGCTTTCCTCATTATTATGGGCTTATCATTAATTATAGGTTTTTTAGTCTCTTCcataagaaaattttgaggCTAAACTTTCTTGAAACCCACCATGCTCGATGTTGTGGTTCTTCATGGGGTTGGTTCATAATGGAAGGTGATGAAGGaaatgtatttatttttaatccTTTAAATGATGGgggattcaaattcaaattccaaGCCGAAATAATGAAGCAACACATAGTCTGAGGCCGTCGTTGGACGGAGAAGTTATTCGTAAGGCTATATTATTGTCACCTCCTACTATACAACGAGAGTGATTGTGTGGTGGCAGTGATTAATAGCAATGGGTCACTATCCTTTTGTAGTTTAGGAGATGAGGTGTAGACTCATACATCTGAATGTTATGAACACATTATATTCTACAATGGCGAAGTGTATGCCATTACTTGCTATCTTCAAGTTGTACATGTGGAGTTAGGTCCCAATGGTAGTCCAAAACTCACGAGTTGCGACATTGTTTCTCTGGGCAGTGAAGGCTATAAGGCTGTTTATGTGGTGGAATGTTTGGGAGAGTTGTTGATAGTGATAAGATTTTGGGCTCgtgattgttagggtttagggtttaagcacaatgttgcttaaagcattacaccctgagtatctagtttggaatacccagactgctgcctccagctagtatttataggaaactagggtttaggtcagatgggctaattactagattgtccttcacagcctgagtattaatacaagtaggattatattagaacatatgaagggatattacataaatacccttacaatctcctcctatgttctacatatatccatcacacatgtatagaaaacattgttcaatcagtaattgaatcaatataaattgaatatcaataatccaataaatccaataagcaataagtaaactccaagaaataaaactagggttttagataaaaaactaaatccaacaataaatccgaagttccgcATGCAAGTGgttaaaccaaaagaaataatcaaaagaaaaaatccttgtaatccatgtgactttactcatcaagtaagtcatcatcatcgagatccagattcaaccgttctcctccatcttcgccattctctataatttgtcaaatatgaatttcataagataataagaattcaatcatttgcacaatagtatttagttcaacaataagaacttagtacatttcatatatggcggaaggtaaatcaaaaaacaataagcatcatcatcaagtttctttacaagaactcgatcctatatagtctctatcataaggaccataccatgttttcatttggaatactgtgtttgtcaaatcagtcatagatttatgttgtatcatcaaatttggaatggtacaccatactatgaaagacatgtcattaaatttggaatgacataaagactagcataatatcattgaaacatatcagacattttccatattcctttgtagaataataaaataatgagacttcacatgaaaatttgctacaccatcaagtttggaatggtttcacaaacccccatacttagtaacctaaatAAGCTAtttgaaacatgtaaactgtcccgaatgcttaccaaggctagatgagattcgaataattcaaaataatactgggttaggttaagactaaatggtctttaaccctatctcccccgtagttttgaatgttcgatctttgttcaatccctttgtaagggcatctatcgtattatccttcgatctcataTCAATCAAAGtaataatcccttgttctgtcctataaTTAAGTATGGCCTGTTTTaccctgatgtgtctcctcttaccattaaagagtgagttattcacaattgtctttgttgcttgattatcacagaatatagatatagagtttaacttaaaacttctcaatggaatatccatgatcatatcctttatccactctgcttcatctcccgcagaagctagagcataaaatTCCAATTCCATAGATGACGAGCAATAttagtctgtctcttggatttccatgctactgttgctcctcctagtgtaaatacataaccactggtggatctgcttgtctcccaaatctgagcaccaagatgcatcgaatatccttccaaagttagAGGATGTCCAAGataacatagagcataaccttgagtacccttaaggtatctcatcagcctcgatagggcatcccaatactctttttcaggattactagtgaaacgactcagcatgcctaccgtaaaggctatgtctggcctagtgcaactcattgcatacatgagactaccaattagtttgtttacaatcactgtatccccaactagaaagtggcttctcaatgtaatgagtctggctaagggtgatcccttgctcactgaagcttactctcatcccaagaatggtgtctactacactaagatctttcatgtcgaattctttggactaggtttctttaatgtcattCACTACAGAGatatcagaacctagaatcaacatgtcatctacatacaagcaaataattgcgaccttgtttgactcagacaaaaaataaaggcacttatccgagttgctggtttgaaaaccaaggctctttactgtcttgtcaaacttctcatgccacaatttaggtgcttgtttaagaccatagaaagatttgtttaatttacaaactcttttttcagaacctttcatgacaaacccttcaggttggttcatatAGATTTCTTctattaggtctccattaaggaaaactgtttttacatccattaagaagaatccttattgtgGCCAGATGGTAGActggggagtagatgtcaaaataatctatccctctcacctgggtATAGCCTTTTGCTACTAACCGTgatttatacctggctatagacccatccggattaagttttttcttcagtacccacttacaccctattgtcttggcccctctaggcagatcaacaaggtgacaggtctcattctgcattaaagagctcatttcctcatcaatggcttattttcatagcagtgagtccctagatctcatcgcttccttataggtggatggatcaacctctaaatggtaggtcacaaaatcctcaccaaaatcttTGGAtactctatctctagtagatactcttctaggttCTAATTCAAGGAGCATTATGGGTtgagtgtcagaaacaattggttcagtatccataggtgattctgtaaccatttcTGTCAGACCATGCGAGGTCAGACATTTATCTCTgaggaatttatcttcaaaaaatataacatccctagattctatcaccacattggtgaatagatccaaaaatcggtCTGCAGCATTGTCTTttgcacaacctagatacacgcaagtgtttgttctaggtcccaccttaggtctcctagggtcttgtatcctaacataagctatacagccccaaactttaagagtgtcatatctacagggatggttatgccatagttcataagatgtagaagtcagttttgaatgtggtagtctatttagaatgtgatttgcagtcaacacttCTTTTCCCCAATAGGAAGAGGGCATGCCAGCTATTAATAACATGGaatttaacatctctgttaatgTCCTGTtatttctttcagctatgccatttgattgaggtgagtaaggagcagtagtttcaaggattatgcctgcagtgacacagaattccttgaactctgtcaatttgtattctcctcccctatcacttctaaatcttttaattttcaaattcaactaattttctaccctattcttgaaaattttaaaattttcaaatgcttcatctttagattttaacaggtataaatgacaatatctagaaaaatcgtctataaatgttatcaaatactttcgACCTCTTCTAATTGTATAgtttttaaagtcacaaatgtcagaatgtataagttcaagaagttgagtacTCCTAGAAATCATTttgaaaggttttctagttattttggtttgagcacacacgtcacatctgttaaatctaattgaagtgtctaatggtaaattatgagttttagctagtttgagcattttcctatagttcacatgtcctaacctgcagtgtagtattttgggatcaagtgaagtatggttaacctggtttattgtctcattagctaaactcaacctaaacataccattcaaattataatcacatccaaaataaaaagagttaacagacagtgttactctaccactactaaaagtaatagacataccagcatcaagcaaaattccaattaaaattaaattattttcaaaactaggaaagattttaacatttttcaaagtaagtattttacctgatgaaagaaccaggtttgctgtcccttgttgaaccacttccacgacgtctccatttgcaacagtgacaaTCTCTGCTACTTAAACAACATCAGTAAGCAAGTTCTtactattgcaaacatgacaagtcgctccatagtctaaccaccaatctgaagatgtactggccaaccccttacccttgccaaccatggcaacaaagttagtaggctcagtcttttCCACAAATATGTGAACTTtcttctgtggtgtgtcagtgttccctttcttaggactcctacactcagatgcatagtgac is a genomic window of Telopea speciosissima isolate NSW1024214 ecotype Mountain lineage unplaced genomic scaffold, Tspe_v1 Tspe_v1.0197, whole genome shotgun sequence containing:
- the LOC122647838 gene encoding U11/U12 small nuclear ribonucleoprotein 48 kDa protein isoform X2 yields the protein MVEDQKLSMNHPNPYFNPYSFTFLPQNPNPNPISNPNPDFAYVLPQPPQAILPETSISVFSSNSDLQTTISILKNFIDLAQTNLKSVSDLLYSGKPTVSDHDFSTCPFDSRHRMPPEFLFRHYLQCPSSPGVIDLGLLEPLRYPNSLKSEEELWRENRFVRPLQDADSDLFFSLDEYEDVGSNFYYRDCPGVVSSSEQDASKKTFILPCVLSIECANFISKGDKKIGDMGRGDLRILPSELWALRSEVDLWSDIPSSYSYTVCRVAMCLQMIREADILKWVISNSPFYGVVIDVSIRDHIFLLLKLCLKAISRDAFHSSELVSSTDSSQGNWDLNPKSFSFKCSVLVEVMMWLSSQLSVLYGEANGKLFSVNMLKHCLLNAASRSLLFPLTPKQTVAIGSGEGSRTLDASVSDMGGQIFDPEVTVDVKDKESSRDDNATTGLVFISQVAAAIAALHERSLLEEKIKGLRFAGSLPKYQLIAEHSYLSMRANEERRKRPNYCPILEHDGLYWKHSENQDLGKNKTMEERLAEERDYKRRSVSYRGKKAKRSKTQVMRDIIEEHMETIKQAGGIGCLVSACNMAADVNELKKSAFGSTEPSRGQSHSYKKQIISDNEITYKCSGDAPPNDQLNLNNGSKSSHQRQRCESLGHHEAPEDHRRPIGRESRDSRHDKEYSSRSPESYRSHSRSHEHRSHQRHRHQRERDDENVARSKYDESGRSSSHRSRHHDNTPFDSHDRKNSKLSDINDRSRGRRHKSNLSESMVRDTIEDRYDPSGFYDRYDPI
- the LOC122647838 gene encoding U11/U12 small nuclear ribonucleoprotein 48 kDa protein isoform X1; this encodes MVEDQKLSMNHPNPYFNPYSFTFLPQNPNPNPISNPNPDFAYVLPQPPQAILPETSISVFSSNSDLQTTISILKNFIDLAQTNLKSVSDLLYSGKPTVSDHDFSTCPFDSRHRMPPEFLFRHYLQCPSSPGVIDLGLLEPLRYPNSLKSEEELWRENRFVRPLQDADSDLFFSLDEYEDVGSNFYYRDCPGVVSSSEQDASKKTFILPCVLSIECANFISKGDKKIGDMGRGDLRILPSELWALRSEVDLWSDIPSSYSYTVCRVAMCLQMIREADILKWVISNSPFYGVVIDVSIRDHIFLLLKLCLKAISRDAFHSSELVSSTDSSQGNWDLNPKSFSFKCSVLVEVMMWLSSQLSVLYGEANGKLFSVNMLKHCLLNAASRSLLFPLTPKQTVAIGSGEGSRTLDASVSDMGGQIFDPEVTVDVKDKESSRDDNATTGLVFISQVAAAIAALHERSLLEEKIKGLRFAGSLPKYQLIAEHSYLSMRANEERRKRPNYCPILEHDGLYWKHSENQDLGKNKTMEERLAEERDYKRRSVSYRGKKAKRSKTQVMRDIIEEHMETIKQAGGIGCLVSACNMAADVNELKKSAFGSTEPSRGQSHSYKKQIISDNEITYKCSGDAPPNDQLNLNNGSKSSHQRQRCESLGHHEAPEDHRRPIGRESRDSRHDKEYSSRSPESYRSHSRSHEHRSHQRHRHQRERDDENVARSKYDESGRSSSHRSRHHDNTPFDSHDRKNSKLSDINDRSRGRRHKSNLSESMVRDTIEDRYDPSGFYDRHDPSGSYDRHDPSGSYDRYDPI